GCGTCAACCAAACGCTACGTCCGTTCACTTTTTTTTTGCAATTCATACTGTATAGTGGTCTTGGAGTTGAAAATTTTCTCATGGCAGGGGTTCTCAAGCTCGATATCACCGAGACTGGTGAACAACTCAAAACGCTCCTGGCGCAACAGACAACCGCAAGAGGCAAAGAAAGAATTCAAGCCTTGTATTTACTCAAAATTGGCCAGGTCAAGACCCTCAAAGAGCTATCCGTGGTTTTGGGTAGAGATACGGCAACCCTTTATCGCTGGTTTCAAAAGTACAAAACAGAGGGATTAGAAGGGCTGTTAGAACTCAAAAAAGGTCAAGGCAGAAAGCCGGCTATTCCCAAAGAAGCAATGGAACGATTGAAACAACGGCTGCAAAAGGCAGAGAAATTCAGTAACTACGGAGAGATCCGCAGTTGGCTGAAAGAAGAGTGCGGTGTCGATGCATCTTACAAGGTCGTTCATGAAGCAGTTAGGTACAGACTAAAAGTGAAATTGAAAGCGCCTAGAAACAAGGGCTTCAGAAAAAAGCGTCAGCAGCAGGAAACCTTAAAGTGAGAACTCAGCCAAACTCCGGGTCAGACAACTATTACAGAAAACTCAGCTTGTATGGACTCAGCATTTTCACGGATGTGGGGTAACAAAACTCAATGCAAGATTTTTAAGCGGACAGCAGAGGATGAAAGCTGAAAACGGTTTTGAGGAGCTGGCATTGGATAGAAGCAATTGGCACAGAGCAAGAAATGATTTCGTCACCCACCGGGAACACCCCCTCGTGACTCGCCCCTACAGTAAAAAAATGCAAATTATTATATTGCGTGAAAGCTTATTTTAGTAGGTTGCTGTCGCCAAATTAATGTCATGAAAATGGCTTTCCCGCTATCCGCGCCGGCTTCACTGACAAAAAATTTTAATTTTCAACGCTACACTCTTGACCGAGTCATGATATTTTTCAACCCAGTCTTAAGTTGTTTAAAAGCCTCTGACCTAGACGGCTTAGCACAGGGAGGTGCACTGCTACATCTTAAGGATTTCCCATTGGGGAAACGCTTACAGCTCAGCAACGCGAACAAGGAGAAGCTGTTGTGAGATTCCACTGGCTACTACCCAGTTTGTTTACCATCTTTTTGCTGTCAACTCCTGCCGAAGCAGCTAAACTGCAATCTTGGCGTTTTGACACAGATCAAAACCGGCTATACATTAACACAGAGGGCGGCGTTCAACCGAAGGCGCAACTGCTGGCCAATCCCACCCGTTTGGTGATTG
Above is a window of Microcoleus sp. FACHB-672 DNA encoding:
- a CDS encoding helix-turn-helix domain-containing protein, coding for MNRFSVNQTLRPFTFFLQFILYSGLGVENFLMAGVLKLDITETGEQLKTLLAQQTTARGKERIQALYLLKIGQVKTLKELSVVLGRDTATLYRWFQKYKTEGLEGLLELKKGQGRKPAIPKEAMERLKQRLQKAEKFSNYGEIRSWLKEECGVDASYKVVHEAVRYRLKVKLKAPRNKGFRKKRQQQETLK